The window GGGGTATTGACGTACTGACCATTTATCTTGAAATCTTCATGGGGCGCTTCACCGGCTTTCCCTGATAATGCCCCACGCGTCACGCGGGCGAACATTTCACGCAGTTTAGGATCCATATCCGGGAACCAGGTTGGATCGGCGTAGGTGTAGGCATTGAGATGATAAAGCCCGACATAGCGCATCTCGTCATAACCCTGGGCGTTAGGCAGGGCATAGTCCGATTCACCCAGGTGCCACTTGCCGGTGAAGAATGTATCGTAACCGGCTGTTTTCAATACCGAGGCCAGTGTCCATTCCTCTTTTGGTAACCCGCCACCCTGACCCTGGAAAGCCACGGTGGTCATGCCACTGCGGTTAGGTATGCGGCCGGTTTGCATTGCCGCACGGCCTGGGGTACTGCTTGGTTGTCCGTAAAAACTGAAGAAGGTCATCCCTTCCTGGGCCATTTTATCGAGATTTGGCGTTGGCATACCCCGGCCTTCACCACCACCGTATGCGCCGAGATCGCCATAACCGGTGTCATCAGCAACAATCAGAATGATGTTAGGCTTACTGCCATCGCCCTGATTGTCCGTCACATTTTTTGCGGGTTCTTCCGCCCGGCTGGCACCAGGGAGCAATATTGAGCCAGCAGCCAGAGCCAGAACGCCGACGCCTTTGTAGGATCTGTTCATCGTATGAATCCTTAGAAATCGCGGTTGATGAATAAAAACTAAATTCAACAGGGGTACTGATATTGAGCGAAATCCGGTGTCGGAAATTTTTATAAAGATTAGAAATGGCGAATGCTTAAAATAACGCTTAGGAAAGAGGCGGGCTGCTAAATGACGTCGCAGCCCGTTGAATAATTACGGTGTCACTATATTGAACCAGAACTCGAATTTATCCATGTAACCCAGCAGTTCATCGACTTTGGCAGGGTTACCGCTGATTTTGACTTCCCCTTTATCCTGCGCCTGCTTCAGCGTTTCTTCCTTCAGGATGATGTTGTTCAGGGTGTCGCGGTTGAGAGTGAGGGTGGCATCGGCGTTCTGTCCCTGGGCATTGGCTGTGTGGTTGAGCACGCCGTTTTCCAGTTCCAGCTTATATTTACCGCCATCATCGCCCAGATCGACGTTAATCACTGCCTTCGCATTACCCGCTTTCTCGCCATTGATATGCACGGCCAGGAAATCGAAGAACATTTCCGGTGTCATCGCTCTGACCGTATCCGGGCTGGCAGTGTTGGGGGTTGGGCCTTTGATCACTCCGTTACGCAGTTCCTGCGCGCCGGTCAGATAGAAATTGCGCCACGGGCCAGATTCTGCCTGATACCCGAGCTGTTCCAGCGCATCGGCTTCCAGATCGCGCGCGGCTTTGTTGTTGGGATCGGCAAAAACCACTTTGCTGACCACCTGCGCTACCCAGCGATAATTTCCCTGGTCGAAGTCGGTTTTGGCTTTTTGCAGGATATTGTCGGCACCGCCCATATAATCGACGTATTTCTTCGCCGCTTCTTCCGGCGGTAGCTCATCCAGCGTAGCCGGATTGCCATCAAACCAGCCAAGATACAGCACATAAGTGGCTTTAACATCATGACTGACGGAGCCGTAATAACCCCGGTTCGCCCAGGTTTTTGCCAGTCCATCCGGTAGTTTGAAGTTGGCGGCAATTTCATCACGCGTCAGACCTTCATTCGCCATCCGCAGCGTCTGGTCGTTGATGTAGCGATAGAGATCACGCTGAGTTTTCAGCAGGTTGTTGACGTTATCATTGCCCCAGGTCGGCCAGTGATGCTGGGCGATGATAATCTCAGCCTTATCGCCCCAGCGGGTGATGGCATCGTTGATGTATTTTGACCAGGGCAGCGGTTCACGAATTTTTGCACCGCGCAGCGAGTAGGTGTTGTGCAAGGTATGGGTGACGTCTTCAGCCGCCTCAATCATTTTTTTCTCTTCGACATACCACAACATTTCTGACGGGGCTTCCGAACCCGGAGCCATCATAAATTCATAGGTCAGGCCATCAATGGTGTGCTTCTCACCGGTTTTGGTAATGGTGTCCGTTGGCGCTATCAGCGTGACGGTTCCTGCCGAAGTGGTGGTGCCTAATCCGGCACCGACCTGGCCTTTCGGGTCGGCTTTCAACAGGTTGCCGTACATATAACTGGCACGGCGGCTCATTACGTTACCCGCCATGATGTTTTCAGACACCGCGGCCTCCATAAATCCTGCCGGTGCGTAAATTTTAACTTTGCCGGATTTCACATCCGCTTCATCGACCACGCCGCGTACCCCACCGTAGTGGTCAACGTGACTATGGGTGTAAATCACCGCCACTACCGGCTTTTTGCCGCGATGTTTGTAGTAAAGATCCATCCCCACTTTGGCGGTTTCAGCAGAAACCAGCGGGTCGATAACCGTGATGCCTTTATCACCTTCGATGATGGTCATATTGGAGAGGTCAAGATTACGGATTTGGTAGACACCATCGGTAACCTGGAAAAGCCCACTGATATTGATCAACTGCGACTGACGCCAAAGACTTGGGTTAACGCTATCCGGGGATTTCTCCCCCTCTTTAATAAACGCGTACTGGCCCGGATCCCAGATAACATTTCCCGCTTCGCCTTTAATCACCGCATCAGGTAAAGCTGCGATAAAACCTTTATGGGCGTCACTAAAATCAGTCTTATCAGAGAAAGGGAGTTGGTTATATAACACGTCATTCGTTTCTTTAGTCGCTGTGGTGGCATCTTTGCGTAAATCCGCGGCAGAAAAGGAATTAAATGCGTTGGTCAGCAGCGTAGCAAGCACAAGGCAATGCAGGTATTTCCGTTTCATTGATTGACCTCAACTGGATGGACTAAAAAATTTAATCATGTTTGAAGTCTGGTGAATTTCGGGCCAGTGAAAGGTAGACTTTTGGCCTGAAAATATCGATTTAAGATGTGTAAAATTAATAATATTTTGAAATAAACGTAGCCGATGGCTTACAGTAATCAAGCGAAGCGATAACAGTTTATTTTATTTTTGGATGTCCGAAAAAACTTAAAGACCAGCGGTTTAGTGGAGATGCCTGATGTTGCAGTGAAGTTATCTCCGTGGAAAATATCCTGTTTTCATCTCGTGTCGCTCCGCTAATAACCTGGTTTGGCTGGTAAGGTTTCGCTGGAAAATAAGCGACGGTATAAATTGCGCAGTTGCAATATTCCTAACGCAGTCTAAAAATTTAATTGCTGCAATGCATAGTCCATTCTCAATTATCTCTGAGGTGTGATAATGAAAAGAATTTTGACAGGAATGATAGCGTGTATTACCGCCTCGCTAATTTGCTTTTCGGCTTTTGCTGCAAAGGAAATCAGTAAGGCAGAGGCAAAGCAATATCAAAAAGTTGGCACCGTCAGCTCCACTAAAGAACATACTTCACCACGTGCGGTGATGGAGGAAATTTCACAAAAGGCCGATGCGATGGGGGGGAAATATTTTGTTATCACCTCCGGTAATGAAGGTGACAAAGTACGAGCTACCGCGACGGTATACAAATAACCTCACTGCGCCCTGCTGATGCGGGGCGCAGCCATCTTTTATCAGAACTGATATGACACGCTGACCGAGAAGTTACGCGGTTCACCGTAGACGTAGTTACTCATATAAGCGTAGTAGGTGCGATCAAACAGGTTGTCGATGTTAGCCTGTACTGCCACCTGCTTCGTCACCTGATAACGTGCAAACAGGTTAGCCAGTGGGTAGCTGCCCTGATAGACGCGTTGGGTGCTGCCATCCGGTGCGGTGACATCATCAAACACGCGGTTTTGCCAGTTGATACCGCCACCAATGGTGAGATCTGGCAACATGGGCAAGCGATAACGGGTGAACAATTTGAAGTCGGTTTGCGGCTGGTTCGGGTTATACCGGCCTTCCGAATCCCGTGCGACATAACGCGTCGCACCGAAGGTCAGTTGCAGGTTATCCGTCAGTGCGCCATTCAGCTCGAACTCGGCACCTTTGCTGCGCGCCCCTTTGGTGGCGGAGTAAGCCTGTTCGCTGCTGTTGTTAACATAAACGCCATCAACAGCCTCACCAACATTATTTTGTTCAATGCGGAAGATCGCCATCGTTGCGGTCAGACGGCCATCAAACCAGGCGGATTTCAGGCCGGTTTCATAGCTTTTCCCGGTGACGGGTGACAGATAATGGCCGCTGCTATCACGATAGGTTTGGGGCTGGAAGATTGAGGTATAGCTGGCGTAAGCCGACCAGGTATCGTTGATGTCATACACCACACCGGCATAAGGTGTGATGTTGTTTTTATCCATATTGCCGCTGCTACCATTGGTGCTGTATTGCGTGTACCGCGCACCGACAATTAGCGACAGCGGATCGGCCAGTGAGAAACGCGCGGCGGTGTAAGCAGATTTCTGACGTACCACGTCATCGGCGTTTTGATACCAGTCGCCCCATTCAGGTTCCGCGATATTGCCATTCCAGTGGTTATTAAATATTCCGATATCATCACTGGCAATATCACCTGCATCCTCATCAGTGATGCCATTCTGACTATAGGTGCTGTTGTGCTGACGGCTGTAGCTGACGCCTGCCATTAACTGGTGCTGACGGCCAAACAGTTCGAAGGGGCCGCTGGCATAGCCATCTACTGAGGTCAGTTCACGTTTGCCGCGGTCCTTGCTGCCGAAACCATCGGCACCTTCACCGGTGGTTTGATCCGGGTAAGCCATATATCCCACATACAGCAATTTATCGCTGAAGGTGTTTTCGGCATGCGTACCGTTCAGATGGAAACTCCAGCCGTTATCAAAGTTATGCACCAGGTCGGCATACACTTTGCGCACGGTGGTGTGGTAGTAAGTCCAGTCGGCGGAAGAGTTCAGGCTGCGGCGGTAATGCGTCAGAGAACCATTGCTGTAAAACACCGGGTTGCCGCCCCAGGTCGGGTCACGGGTATCGGCGTCCTGATAATCGTAAGCGAGCGACAAGGTGGTGTTATCGGTGAGATCTGCATCAAGGGTGCCATACAGGAATTTGGTGTTTTTGTGATAGCGATCCAGCCAGCTGTCCTGATCCTGATAACCCGCAATCACGCGGCCACGTACCGAACCTGATTCGTTTAATGGGGCGGAAAGATCAGCGACATAACGCTGTTTGTTCCAGCTGCCATAGCTGGCGCTTAGGGTGCCGGTGAAATCTTTGCTATCCGCATGTTTACGCACCATGTTAACCGATGCTGCCGGGCTGCCTGCGCCAGTCATCAGGCCGGTGGCACCGCGCACGATCTCAATTCGGTCGTAAATCGCGGTATCGGAGGCGGTATCGCCATAGTTCCACGAATCACCCATTGAAGTAGGGATGCCGTCATAGGTGAAGTTAGTCAGCAGGAAACCGCGGGAGTAGTAGTAATCGCGTTCACTGTCGACCGGGCTGCTGGTGATACCGGTGGCGTTGTTCAGCACGTCATTAATGGTTTGCAGCTGTTGATCCTGCATACGTTGCTGAGTGACAACGCTGACCGATTGCGGCACATCACGCGGCGTCAGCAACAGTTTGGTGCCGGCACGGGTGGTTTTGACCTGATAGTCGTGCTTATCCTGGGCGGTGCTGTCGCCGCCGGTAGTGGCATCCACCACCAGATCCTGCTGAGTATTGCTGGTGCTGTTATCCGCCGCTTGTGCGGCAATCGGGTTGAGAAGGGTGTGTACTGCCATTGCCAGCAATGAAACCGTAAAGGTTTTGCGGATGCCGGACGCGCGTGATTCCACGCGGATATCCCTGCGATTCAAAGACATAAGATTTCCCGTCAAAAAATGAACGTGTCTGCTGTTGTGTCGCTTCTGTTTTTTTATTTCGCCGCACCATTCCGCGGCACTTAACGCAAAGAAGCGCATAAATTGAGAAAGCCAATGATAATCATTTGCTTTAATAATTCTAAAAATGATTCATTCAATTATGTAAACATTTGTATAAGCTAAGTTAATCAAAAGGATAGGGTGGCGATAGGCCCTTTAATTCCTCAGGTTAACGTTTTTACGCACGTTAATTCTCCTGCCAGACGCTGAGTTTCTCAGGCAAAAATACCGTTTACGGCACTGGATTGTGGCTGCTTCTAACCCGTTGTTTAGGGGGAATTTGCTAAGTTTTCGTTAATGCGTATGATTCTCATTCTTTCTACGATCATTTCCGTGTGGGTGACAGCCAGCCGGAAACCGTTATCCATTGATGGAGTTCAGAATGACATCGTTTTTCAGCCCGCGTCGGGCAGCGCTTGCCGCTGCGGTGATTGCCGCATTTAGCCTGACTGCCTGCCAGGCTCCAGCCCAGAAAGCACAGACACCCGCTGTTGCCGTGGCCGCAAAACCCGCCGATAACCCGCTGACCCAGCGTGTGATTGGTGATGGTTTATATGAACTGGCTTACTCTCCGGCCGCCAGGGCGTTGTATGTCGCCAGTGCGCAGAGTTTCAAAGACGTCAACGGTGGCATGCTATATCGCCTTGATGCGACGACGCTGGCGACCAAAGGTGAAACCCATACCGATCTGAAAAACTTCGGTATGGCTATCGATAGCGAAGGCAGTGTGTTCTACACCACCAACTCGCTGGATGGTGGGGTGTCGAAAGTTGATGCGCAGAGCGGCAAAGTGCTGCAGCGCCTGATGCTGGGCGGTAAGAAGGATAAAGACGGTGACGTGCCTGGTGCACGCGAGATGTTGCTGCTGGGCCACGAACTTTACGTTGGTCGCGTCGCCGATCCTGGCTTTATCTCGGTGGTGGATACCAAAAGCTTCAAACTCAAAACCACGATCAAAAATGTCGGTAAATGGGTAACAGGTATCATCTATTCGCCGCTGACTGAGCGTATCTACGCCGCCAATGGCGCCGGTGAAATCGCGGTAATCAATCCACGCACGCACAAAATTGAACAACGCTGGACAGCAGGCGATGGCAAAGAGTATCTGTTCCTGAATATGGCAGAAGATCCGGCCACCGGTCGCCTGTTCGTTACCGATGATTCCAAAGGCAAGACCACGCTGGTGTTTGACGAGCATAGCGGTAAGGTGATTAAGCGTATCCCTGGCGACGCGCTGGGCATCAAGTTCAACGCTAAGCGCAATGAAATCTACATCAGCCAGCGTGAGTCGAAGAAAGTGCTGCAACTGGATGCCACCAGCTATGCGGTGAAAAACAGCTGGTCGTTCGATACCAACCCGAACAGCCTGCTGGTGTCACCTGATGGTGAAACGCTGTATGTTTCTCTGAAGCAGGCGTTTAATAAAGATAACTCCACCAAAGGCCCGGATAGCGTGGCACGTATCGCGCTGAAATAACTGGATTAACCGTAGCGGCGCGATTTATCGCGCATTAT is drawn from Pantoea cypripedii and contains these coding sequences:
- a CDS encoding YdgH/BhsA/McbA-like domain containing protein, yielding MKRILTGMIACITASLICFSAFAAKEISKAEAKQYQKVGTVSSTKEHTSPRAVMEEISQKADAMGGKYFVITSGNEGDKVRATATVYK
- the fhuE gene encoding ferric-rhodotorulic acid/ferric-coprogen receptor FhuE, coding for MSLNRRDIRVESRASGIRKTFTVSLLAMAVHTLLNPIAAQAADNSTSNTQQDLVVDATTGGDSTAQDKHDYQVKTTRAGTKLLLTPRDVPQSVSVVTQQRMQDQQLQTINDVLNNATGITSSPVDSERDYYYSRGFLLTNFTYDGIPTSMGDSWNYGDTASDTAIYDRIEIVRGATGLMTGAGSPAASVNMVRKHADSKDFTGTLSASYGSWNKQRYVADLSAPLNESGSVRGRVIAGYQDQDSWLDRYHKNTKFLYGTLDADLTDNTTLSLAYDYQDADTRDPTWGGNPVFYSNGSLTHYRRSLNSSADWTYYHTTVRKVYADLVHNFDNGWSFHLNGTHAENTFSDKLLYVGYMAYPDQTTGEGADGFGSKDRGKRELTSVDGYASGPFELFGRQHQLMAGVSYSRQHNSTYSQNGITDEDAGDIASDDIGIFNNHWNGNIAEPEWGDWYQNADDVVRQKSAYTAARFSLADPLSLIVGARYTQYSTNGSSGNMDKNNITPYAGVVYDINDTWSAYASYTSIFQPQTYRDSSGHYLSPVTGKSYETGLKSAWFDGRLTATMAIFRIEQNNVGEAVDGVYVNNSSEQAYSATKGARSKGAEFELNGALTDNLQLTFGATRYVARDSEGRYNPNQPQTDFKLFTRYRLPMLPDLTIGGGINWQNRVFDDVTAPDGSTQRVYQGSYPLANLFARYQVTKQVAVQANIDNLFDRTYYAYMSNYVYGEPRNFSVSVSYQF
- a CDS encoding YncE family protein, which codes for MTSFFSPRRAALAAAVIAAFSLTACQAPAQKAQTPAVAVAAKPADNPLTQRVIGDGLYELAYSPAARALYVASAQSFKDVNGGMLYRLDATTLATKGETHTDLKNFGMAIDSEGSVFYTTNSLDGGVSKVDAQSGKVLQRLMLGGKKDKDGDVPGAREMLLLGHELYVGRVADPGFISVVDTKSFKLKTTIKNVGKWVTGIIYSPLTERIYAANGAGEIAVINPRTHKIEQRWTAGDGKEYLFLNMAEDPATGRLFVTDDSKGKTTLVFDEHSGKVIKRIPGDALGIKFNAKRNEIYISQRESKKVLQLDATSYAVKNSWSFDTNPNSLLVSPDGETLYVSLKQAFNKDNSTKGPDSVARIALK
- a CDS encoding alkyl/aryl-sulfatase, encoding MKRKYLHCLVLATLLTNAFNSFSAADLRKDATTATKETNDVLYNQLPFSDKTDFSDAHKGFIAALPDAVIKGEAGNVIWDPGQYAFIKEGEKSPDSVNPSLWRQSQLINISGLFQVTDGVYQIRNLDLSNMTIIEGDKGITVIDPLVSAETAKVGMDLYYKHRGKKPVVAVIYTHSHVDHYGGVRGVVDEADVKSGKVKIYAPAGFMEAAVSENIMAGNVMSRRASYMYGNLLKADPKGQVGAGLGTTTSAGTVTLIAPTDTITKTGEKHTIDGLTYEFMMAPGSEAPSEMLWYVEEKKMIEAAEDVTHTLHNTYSLRGAKIREPLPWSKYINDAITRWGDKAEIIIAQHHWPTWGNDNVNNLLKTQRDLYRYINDQTLRMANEGLTRDEIAANFKLPDGLAKTWANRGYYGSVSHDVKATYVLYLGWFDGNPATLDELPPEEAAKKYVDYMGGADNILQKAKTDFDQGNYRWVAQVVSKVVFADPNNKAARDLEADALEQLGYQAESGPWRNFYLTGAQELRNGVIKGPTPNTASPDTVRAMTPEMFFDFLAVHINGEKAGNAKAVINVDLGDDGGKYKLELENGVLNHTANAQGQNADATLTLNRDTLNNIILKEETLKQAQDKGEVKISGNPAKVDELLGYMDKFEFWFNIVTP